From the Candidatus Krumholzibacteriota bacterium genome, one window contains:
- a CDS encoding oligopeptide transporter, OPT family — protein MEEEKGVKGLPENAYRVLEPGEEYVPYVPAGKKIPEVTFRSVFIGILMAVLFTAAAAYLGLKIGQVFEAAIPIAILAVGMGGMFRRKSTISENVIIQSIGGASGVVVAGMIFTLPAIFILNLQLQFYQTFLAALLGGFLGIVFIIPMRRYFVRDQHGYLPFPEGTAITEVLVTGERGGDQAKVLVKAAVIGGIYDFCIATFGLWREVISTRVIAPLAVVADKAKLVVKINAGAAVMGLGYIIGLRYATIIAAGSFVSWLVLIPAVFYFGQHLGMPVGDTTLTIAQMSPEEIFSNYIRHIGIGGIAVAGIIGILKSSKIIISTFTVGFKEIFTGKSEATAERTDRDIGMAAVVSGIVITLLAVFLFFGMGVVDSWAFAVIALLVVAIISFLFTTVAARAIAIVGMNPVSGMTLMTLILSSVILVKAGLTGAAGMVSALIIGGVVCTALSTAGAFISDLKVGYWLGSTPEKQEKYKFLGIVVASVSITGVIILLNKVYGFTGEGRLAAPQANAMAAVIKTLMSNATVPWGLYLAGGFMALILEMLGISPLAFALGMYLPIELNTPILIGGLVAYFVSTRSKDKAVNKKRKERGTLIASGFIAGGALMGVISALVALPGWDEVLNTGIAEKPIGEVLSVVLFAGLCIYLYIDSKKGAADKVA, from the coding sequence TAGAACCCGGAGAGGAATATGTTCCCTATGTACCCGCGGGGAAAAAGATACCCGAAGTAACATTCAGGTCTGTCTTTATCGGAATTCTTATGGCTGTGCTTTTTACAGCCGCCGCGGCTTATCTTGGACTTAAGATAGGCCAGGTCTTTGAAGCTGCTATTCCTATCGCTATACTTGCCGTGGGAATGGGCGGGATGTTCAGGCGCAAAAGTACAATTAGTGAAAATGTTATCATACAATCCATAGGGGGAGCTTCAGGCGTAGTTGTGGCGGGGATGATATTTACACTGCCGGCTATCTTTATTCTGAATCTTCAACTGCAGTTCTATCAGACATTCCTCGCCGCTCTTCTGGGAGGATTTTTAGGGATCGTCTTTATTATCCCGATGCGGCGCTATTTTGTAAGAGATCAGCACGGTTATCTGCCCTTTCCGGAAGGGACTGCTATTACAGAAGTTCTTGTTACGGGCGAGAGGGGCGGAGATCAGGCCAAAGTACTGGTTAAAGCGGCTGTTATTGGCGGTATATACGATTTCTGTATTGCCACGTTCGGGCTCTGGCGCGAAGTAATTTCTACGAGGGTTATTGCTCCTCTCGCTGTTGTTGCCGACAAGGCAAAGCTTGTAGTAAAGATCAATGCCGGCGCGGCTGTTATGGGGCTTGGATATATCATAGGTCTTCGTTACGCCACTATTATCGCGGCCGGAAGTTTTGTTTCCTGGCTTGTTCTTATACCGGCTGTTTTCTACTTCGGCCAGCATCTTGGGATGCCGGTCGGGGATACAACTCTGACTATCGCTCAGATGAGCCCTGAAGAAATATTTTCTAATTATATCCGCCATATAGGTATCGGCGGTATAGCTGTGGCTGGAATAATAGGTATTCTTAAATCATCTAAGATTATTATTTCCACATTTACCGTGGGGTTCAAGGAGATTTTCACAGGCAAATCTGAAGCTACCGCGGAGAGGACCGATAGAGATATAGGAATGGCGGCGGTTGTCAGCGGAATCGTTATCACACTGCTTGCGGTATTTCTCTTTTTCGGTATGGGCGTTGTAGATTCCTGGGCTTTCGCGGTGATAGCCCTGCTTGTTGTAGCTATTATATCATTTCTTTTTACCACAGTTGCCGCGCGCGCTATCGCTATTGTCGGCATGAATCCCGTTTCCGGAATGACACTTATGACTTTGATATTATCCAGTGTGATACTTGTCAAAGCGGGGCTTACGGGAGCTGCCGGCATGGTCTCAGCGTTGATAATAGGCGGAGTTGTCTGTACCGCCCTTTCAACCGCAGGGGCCTTTATAAGTGATCTTAAGGTGGGCTATTGGCTCGGGTCAACACCTGAGAAACAGGAGAAATACAAATTCCTCGGTATTGTTGTAGCGTCGGTCAGTATAACAGGAGTTATAATTCTTCTTAACAAAGTTTACGGATTTACCGGAGAGGGAAGACTCGCGGCTCCTCAGGCGAACGCTATGGCGGCAGTGATTAAAACGCTGATGTCAAACGCGACCGTTCCCTGGGGGTTGTACCTCGCGGGCGGTTTTATGGCCTTGATACTCGAAATGCTCGGGATATCACCCCTGGCATTCGCCCTTGGTATGTACCTTCCAATTGAACTTAATACTCCTATTCTAATCGGGGGTCTTGTAGCGTATTTTGTTTCGACGAGAAGCAAGGACAAAGCGGTTAACAAGAAGAGGAAGGAACGGGGCACTCTGATCGCTTCCGGGTTTATCGCAGGCGGCGCTCTGATGGGTGTTATAAGCGCGCTTGTGGCTCTTCCGGGATGGGATGAGGTTCTTAACACCGGAATAGCCGAGAAGCCCATAGGTGAAGTGCTGAGTGTTGTACTGTTCGCGGGATTGTGTATTTATCTCTATATAGATTCTAAGAAAGGGGCTGCTGATAAGGTCGCGTAG
- a CDS encoding polysaccharide deacetylase family protein: protein MKNETPVPVLMYHTVGIPNKDWMWKHLTCPYDKFENQMKWLRKTGFVTINLEDLYNSVFNNKKLPKKSVILTFDDGFADNWIFAYPIMKKYGMKGTIFVNPEFVDKRNIIRKRADEVSSIDKLNLSDTSGFLSWQELQIGEKEGVFDPQSHAMTHTWYPVSDKIIDFRHPSDIYIWNTWNNNIDKKPHLQFDDENLINYGEPVYENDKSLSSPRYFPDKEIALDLKRYVETHGNIEFFKGPRWKEILFEQAEKAKKIHKNDRYESEKEYKERIWRELYDSKKILEENLNKKVEFLCWPGGSGTQTGVYLARKIGYKMTTAAKDLPRSFRDSLLNLPSEKSDRFSRTSAILFWDGRTEKDSKVVYHSGFTLILSLLEYKRIFFAHFWARLIRKILKEILRLFKTS, encoded by the coding sequence ATGAAAAATGAAACTCCCGTTCCGGTATTGATGTACCATACAGTAGGCATCCCGAATAAAGACTGGATGTGGAAGCATCTTACCTGTCCGTATGATAAGTTTGAAAACCAAATGAAATGGTTAAGGAAAACGGGGTTTGTAACCATAAATTTAGAAGATTTATACAATTCTGTTTTTAATAATAAAAAGTTGCCAAAGAAATCCGTTATTTTAACTTTTGATGACGGCTTTGCCGATAACTGGATCTTTGCTTATCCGATAATGAAAAAATATGGAATGAAAGGTACAATATTCGTTAACCCCGAATTTGTGGATAAAAGAAATATTATCAGAAAACGCGCTGATGAAGTGTCCTCTATTGATAAACTCAATTTATCGGATACTTCGGGCTTCTTAAGCTGGCAGGAATTACAAATAGGGGAAAAAGAAGGTGTCTTTGACCCTCAGTCACACGCTATGACACATACATGGTATCCGGTATCGGATAAAATAATCGATTTCAGACATCCCTCAGACATATATATTTGGAATACCTGGAATAACAATATCGATAAGAAACCTCATTTGCAGTTTGATGATGAAAATCTAATCAACTATGGCGAACCGGTATATGAAAATGATAAAAGCCTGTCATCTCCGAGATATTTTCCTGATAAAGAGATAGCTCTGGACTTAAAAAGATATGTGGAAACACATGGTAATATTGAATTTTTTAAAGGCCCGCGATGGAAAGAAATTCTTTTCGAGCAAGCTGAAAAAGCAAAGAAAATTCACAAAAATGACAGGTATGAATCAGAGAAAGAGTATAAAGAACGAATATGGAGAGAACTTTATGATTCAAAGAAAATACTGGAAGAAAATTTGAATAAAAAGGTCGAGTTTCTATGTTGGCCGGGCGGCAGCGGCACACAAACCGGAGTTTATCTGGCGAGAAAGATAGGGTATAAAATGACAACCGCTGCAAAGGATTTGCCTCGGTCATTTCGCGATTCTCTACTGAATTTGCCGTCCGAGAAATCTGACAGATTTTCCAGAACATCGGCAATCTTATTTTGGGATGGAAGAACAGAAAAAGATTCAAAAGTTGTATATCATTCGGGTTTTACTTTGATCTTAAGCTTACTCGAATATAAAAGAATCTTTTTTGCCCACTTCTGGGCGCGATTAATAAGAAAAATCCTGAAGGAAATATTAAGGTTATTTAAAACCTCTTAA
- a CDS encoding glycosyltransferase family 4 protein: MKILFVSNHIYPCVTGGAEIFNYYLADKLSANNNVTLFSCCTKKHANIKLVNVKKQRPISYIMPLKLLWYVLRTRKKIDVIFLSYMRSHWFGWLIYPILKKIFGIEYIITIHGGSLNPWKPFFPFYWAFRNAFRLIGVSERICEEYNRRAKLNVKYIPPLLPFRKSENETDVIKEEYNIPKDSRIILYVGSLKELKSPLTLLRGFNLLKSDFVDKNNLYLIFAGEGNLKEEMIRSVKYSERTKFLGNVPREDIPDLYKISDLYVITSKYEATPLSLLEAMYNKLPVIGSDVKGINTIIENGYNGILFEQGNHLELSSKIKELIDNRRKSESYAAEALKTYERKYSYKEMLDDYQTIFNEAANEK, encoded by the coding sequence ATGAAAATTCTATTTGTTTCAAATCATATTTATCCATGTGTTACAGGTGGAGCAGAAATTTTCAATTATTATCTTGCTGATAAATTATCAGCAAACAACAATGTTACTTTATTTTCATGTTGCACAAAAAAGCATGCAAATATCAAATTGGTAAATGTAAAAAAACAGCGCCCCATAAGCTACATTATGCCATTGAAATTACTATGGTATGTTTTAAGAACCCGAAAAAAGATTGACGTTATTTTCCTCTCTTACATGCGGTCTCATTGGTTTGGATGGTTAATATATCCTATACTGAAAAAAATCTTTGGGATTGAATATATTATCACAATACATGGAGGCAGCCTGAACCCGTGGAAACCCTTTTTCCCATTTTATTGGGCTTTTAGAAATGCTTTTAGACTGATTGGAGTTTCAGAGAGAATTTGCGAAGAATACAATAGAAGAGCCAAACTGAATGTTAAATATATTCCTCCGCTATTGCCATTTAGAAAGAGTGAAAATGAAACTGATGTTATAAAAGAAGAATATAATATCCCAAAAGACTCTAGAATTATTTTGTACGTCGGTTCATTAAAGGAACTGAAATCACCTCTAACCCTACTTAGGGGATTCAATTTACTTAAAAGTGATTTTGTAGATAAAAACAATCTATATTTAATTTTTGCCGGCGAAGGAAACCTGAAGGAAGAAATGATCAGGAGTGTAAAATATTCAGAACGAACAAAATTTCTAGGTAATGTGCCTAGAGAAGATATCCCCGACTTATACAAGATATCAGATCTTTATGTTATAACTTCAAAGTATGAAGCTACTCCTCTATCGCTACTGGAAGCAATGTACAACAAGCTTCCGGTGATCGGCTCAGACGTCAAGGGAATAAACACAATTATAGAAAATGGATATAATGGAATATTGTTTGAGCAGGGCAATCATTTGGAACTATCATCAAAGATAAAAGAATTAATAGATAACCGCCGAAAAAGCGAATCTTACGCTGCTGAAGCTCTAAAAACCTATGAAAGAAAATATTCATACAAGGAAATGCTGGATGACTATCAGACTATTTTTAACGAGGCGGCCAATGAAAAATGA
- a CDS encoding DUF354 domain-containing protein, with amino-acid sequence MKKIWIDIDNSPHVPLFRPVINELNRRDIECIITARDFAQTVHLLHLWDIPFRKIGKHGGKNKLKKIINLFTRANQVRGYIKKKSIDLALSHGSRTQLVAAKFSGIRSVVMMDYEYTESRIFNYLSNYMLIPEYIPDSRLRSVNINTEKVVRYSGFKEELYLDSFSPDMDFRENLNIDNQKILVTVRPSAMVGNYHDSMSETILLKIMGELTADKDVYPLIISRTDEDKDLLRSNFGDKVHFLEKAVDGLQLIWNSDLFISGGGSMNREAALLGVPAYSIFTGRKPYLDEYLQKKGKLTFIDTVEKIDLLNISKREIPDKYDSINAGLVEEVVDIILSL; translated from the coding sequence ATGAAAAAAATTTGGATAGATATCGATAATTCACCCCATGTTCCATTATTTCGCCCTGTTATTAATGAACTGAACAGGAGAGATATTGAATGTATTATTACAGCGAGGGATTTCGCTCAGACCGTTCATCTTTTACATCTATGGGATATTCCTTTCCGGAAGATCGGGAAGCACGGTGGAAAAAACAAATTAAAGAAAATTATTAATCTTTTCACCAGAGCCAATCAGGTAAGGGGCTATATTAAAAAAAAATCAATTGATTTGGCTCTAAGCCATGGTTCACGGACTCAGCTGGTAGCAGCGAAGTTTTCAGGTATAAGATCTGTTGTTATGATGGATTATGAATATACTGAATCTAGAATATTTAATTATCTGTCTAACTACATGTTAATACCTGAGTATATTCCTGATTCAAGATTAAGATCCGTTAATATCAATACCGAAAAGGTAGTAAGATATTCCGGATTCAAAGAAGAATTATATCTGGATAGTTTTTCGCCGGATATGGATTTTAGAGAGAATTTGAATATAGACAATCAGAAGATCCTTGTTACAGTGAGGCCTTCAGCTATGGTTGGCAATTATCATGATTCAATGAGCGAAACTATTTTACTGAAAATCATGGGGGAATTAACAGCCGATAAAGATGTTTATCCTTTGATTATTAGTAGAACAGATGAAGATAAGGATTTACTCCGAAGTAATTTTGGCGACAAGGTTCATTTTCTTGAAAAAGCTGTTGATGGCCTTCAGTTGATATGGAATTCGGATCTTTTTATCAGCGGTGGCGGAAGCATGAATCGTGAGGCCGCTCTCCTGGGGGTTCCGGCTTATAGTATATTTACAGGGAGGAAGCCCTATCTAGATGAATATCTGCAGAAAAAGGGGAAACTAACCTTTATCGATACGGTAGAAAAAATTGATTTGCTTAATATTTCCAAAAGAGAAATTCCTGATAAATATGACAGTATAAATGCTGGTTTAGTTGAAGAAGTTGTCGATATAATATTATCTCTTTGA